The nucleotide window GCCGCCCCAAGTCTGCTGTGTTGTGCAGAAGCTAGGCCCAGCTGAGAGCCTGTCAACAATCCTACTGCAGcccttttgggggcaggggagcaggattGGACCTGAGAGGGCTTTCCCATCTCTGCCTGTGGTTCCTAGTAtcaggttttgttttggaaaggAAATGCTAGGTAACGTAACTTTGATGTGCCTGCACAGGTTGGTCAGCGTGGGGATCGAATCTGGGACCTCCAAGCTCATCATGAACTAAGAGACTTAGCCAAGCCTGCAGCAGGCTCCTCAATCTTAAACTGGCCTAGTCCCTGCTAGAGGGGGACAGAAAGCCACACCGCATAGGCATAGTTCACAGTAACTTCGGTACCACTCCTGCCATGGTAACTGGCTGTGATGGCTGATTCCCTGGCTGCTGTAGAACAATCTTGGGGCAGGGAGGCCTAGTCTTCTCCTGGGCCTAGGGCTGGAGTCCAGCCCTGTGAGGAACATCCGTCCCGTTCACCCCCTTCAGCTAGAAGGGCTGCGAGGACCCCTTGCTGAATCCATCTTCTTTGTTTAATTGTTGAAGCAGATACAAAGCCGGCGAGTGCTCTGGACTCAGAGGAAAACAGGCTGTCCATGGAGGTGCAGGACTCTTTCTCATTTCTCGACAACCAGGACACCTGGCAGGACTGTAGCACAGAAGGCGACCAGCCAGAGAAGAGCTTGCTGGAAGAGACCACCTCCGATTTTGCTGGGGACATGCTGGATGGCTTCCAAGGAATGGATGACTTCATGGAGAGCAGGTTCATGAACGTAAGTTCCCGGTCGTGCTGAAATCTAGATCCTGGCTTTAGCACCAGCCGTGTATTAGAAACTGCAGCAGTGAGCTAGGATTTgtaggaagaggggaagggatGGCTAGACAGACAGCTAGAGGGGTGTGCAAGGGGGTGGACAGACAGAAAGCTAGAGGGGTGTGTATGagcatagacagacagacagacagagaggggtGGGTGTGAGGATGGGCAGACAGGCAGATgtatggggaggaagggaggagagaggcatGGCTGGATGGATAGCTAGAGGGATGAGGCTGGAGATGGATAAATAGAGGAATGTGTTGGAGAAGAAGGAAGACATGGCTGGATGGACAGCTAAAGGACTGTGtggggacggacagacagacagaggggtgagTAGGAGGatggatagattagatagatggacagacagacactcCAGATGAAGGGGATAGATTGTATTATGCAGCTACTGCTTCCTGTAGGCACGTTAATTACAGGTTACATACCTGGTACAAATTGGCCCATTGTCTCAGCCGCCCCATAGGAACGCTGTCCCCTCATTACTACATGCCATCTCTGTAGCACCGAAAGGGTGCTGCCCTGAAGAcccccagctgccccttcccACTCTCAGGAAAGCCTGggaaaccagagaggcaaattcTGGCTGCAACAGGCCCAGTGGGGAAGTGAATGCAGAGTGGAGGGGCCCCGGCTGAGAACACCGTGCCAGCCGTGCCCACCCAGGGAAACGGGAGGCTGTTAAAACCTCCATCTGCCAAATCAAGGCCACGCTCATGCCAGTGACAGCGCCTGCAGTCATGGTGTGACCAGCCTTCTGCGTGCTTTCAATCCCTAGCTGGAGTTCTCAGTGGAGCCGCCCCTGGAGTACCTCTCCATCGAGGAGTGCATGAACGAGGAGCAGTACTACATGGCCACCAGCTGCTCTGACACCGAGGAGCTCTCCAAGGAGACGGACTCTGAGGACGCGTTCCTGAGCGCCTACGATGACCTGAGCCCCTTAGCTGCCGACCTagagaagctgcagcagctcGGGGCGCAGCATGGGTGGGACGTGCCTCTCCCAGAGAGTGCGCTGGGTGGCGAAATGGCTCAAGAGATGCTGAGCAACCAGCCCCCAAGACCTGCTGAGGGGCCGTTACCTAGCAACACCAACGGCTCCTCTTCGTCCAAAGAAGGCAGCAGCACCAAGGTGCCTCTGCCAGATGCCCCTCATGCTTCAGAACTAGCCAGGCCACGTCGGAGCAAGGAGGCCGCCGAAGATCCCCACGGTGCCCTTCACCAGCCAGAGGGGCTcgaaggggagggggctgagggaacGGCCatggagcccagcccagccggccAGCGAGAAGAAGACAAAAAGGTGACAGAGGACGATGGTCTGGAAGCAGGCCCTGGCCCACCCAGAACTGAGCCCACCACTGATGTAGTGCCAGTTGGGGAGGACCAGGGTACATGGGCTTTGGAGAGCGAAGGCCACGCCGCCCAAGCCAGCCATGCCGGAGATGAGCAGGTGCAGGCCCCGAGGCAACGGGAGGCAGAGCTGGCTCCATGTGCTCAGGGCCAGGAGGCCAATGGAcgtgccccagaggaagtgagAGTGCAGGAGGGCCAAGGGGGCTCTGCTCCTCCCATGCCAGAGACCAAACAGCCAGAGAATGGAAAGGCCCCACCTCAGCCTCTTGCAATGAAGATCACCCCTGCCCTCTCACCAGGATCGGGGCCCgagccccctgctgtccccatATGTGAGAGTGGCCCCATGtccactgccccctttctagaGACAGGCCTTGAGACCACTGCTGCCCCCCTGGATCAGAATGGTCCCCAGGCCTCCATCTCCTTGCTAGGGACAAGCCATGAAGCCTCCATCACCCCTGGGTATGAGAGTGGCCCTGAGGCTGCTCCCTTGCTTGAGACTAGCTCGGATCTTGCATCCAGGTCTGACGCTTCCCCATCGCTGGGGAGTGGCCCCACGAGCCTTCCCCTGGAATCTGGGCCCCTGAACCCCACAGACCTTCCCGCTCTCCCTGAGCCTGACATGCCGGCCGGGGTGCGCCCTGACGGGAGCGCCCCCATGAGAGTCACTTCCAGCACTGTCCGAGTCCAGCAGGTGAAGTCCGTCCCCATAGTGCCCCCCAAGCCCCAGTTTGCCAGGATGCCTCCTACCGTGAATATGCACCTAGGTGAAGCGTCCACGTGGCCCAAGCTCTCTGCTTCGGAGAAGAGCTCCGGTGGTGGGGAGACCGGCCTGGGCAAAGGGGGCTCTCTCCAGAGGCAGTCGCACCCTGTCAGCCTGGGTGGGTGCTGCCGAGTCGCAGAGGGCATGGAGTCGAACAAGGAGTCTCCCCCGCCCGGCGCTCTGGAGAAGTGCCCCAGCAGCACAGAGAGCCGTGAGCCCGCCGAGACCTCCCTCCAGAAGCAGAGGCGAACCAGCTGGCGTAATGGTGGCAGCATGTCTTTTGACACGGCGGTGGCCCTGGCCAAGGAGAGGCACTTGGCCCAAGCCCCGGTTCGGAGGATGCAGACCTATTGCGTGGGGGATGGTCGGGAGATGCACGGCACTCCCAAGATGGAGAAGCCCCCGCCGTTCCCCAGGCCTGCCCTAAAGCCTGTGGGCCAGCGCTCCCTGAGGCCGCTGAGCTGCACCAGCGCGCTACTGTCGCCAGatgccctggctctgggcaaGCACCCGCCACTGCCTGACACAGCCTGCGAACCATGCCTGGCGCCTGGCCAGGAGCCACTGCCCTTCGCCCAGGAGCCCGCAGCAAGGAGCAGGCTGAGCATGCCCAGGCTCGGCCAGCGACCGTCGGACACGGAAGAGGCAGCGGGGCCTCTCCCGCAGCAGCGGCGATCGCTGGCTTTTGAAATCAGGGACTGCGGGGGGTCGGAGGAGTTGTGAGGGAGCGGCGGGGACGGTTCCATGCTCATTGACTGGTGGGCTGCCAAATCTCAACCAATGTGGGTTACTGCCTTAACACACCGTCCTGCACCCGCTGCTCCGAGTCCAGCCCTGCTCCGGGTGGCTGGCACCGGACGACCGGGGCTGGGAGGGTTGGGTTGTGCAGCAGGAAGAAACATCATGTGGTTCAGGGGAAAGGATCTGCTTTCCGAGACAGCCCCTCCAAACTGCGATGGGGCCTCAGCCAGAGCTAACGCTGTTCAGTCACAATCATTGAGCCAGCCATTCCCTCTGCGTCTTCTCCAGAATAGTGATGTTCATCTTCAGCGCAGAAGAGAACAATGTCTGCTCCAGTCAGCTAGATCCTCTTCCACCAGGGCTGAACCTGGCCCAGCTTGGcattgggtgggtggggaaagcCACGAGGCTGGTGCTCCTATGAATAATTTGAGGCTCGATTCTCCAAGGTGCTGAGAACTCACAAAACCCACTGGTCACTGGGAGCTACAGAGGGCCAGCACCTTTGAGCAAGGTCACCAGCTCTTATCTCCATCCCCGGGGGAGGGAACACCAGCCCTGGAGACATGGGGGTCATGACTTTTAAAACAAGAGCAGCAGAGGGTCTCTCCAGAGACGGCACTGGGCTGAAACCACAGCAATCTTGCTCCTAGCTCACCCACCCCTTTGCAGACATCTCCTCTTTTGCTTTTAGGAAATAAACAGGTCAAGAAGGTTTCCTCTCTCCTGTTAGTCTGCAACCCTTAGCTGCAGGGACCAGCCTGGTAGGTCACAGAACCTTTCATTGCTAAACTTGCAGCCCGCCCAAGCGGGTTGTAACGTAACGGCAACAGCTGCTGGTTGTTCCTGAAACAATGTAGGACAATCAGCTGTTTATAGCCAGCTCCTTGTAATTTCAGAGAAACCACTGGCCCTGCTCGGCCTTCTTATTTGTGGTCGCCAGGCTCAACAGATAGGCCAAAGAATGAACCAGCCATCGGTGGCTGGACTCCTCTCTGATGCTCCCTCCAGGGCACGGTCAGCACATGTGTAGGGGATCTTGCACCTCTGCAACCCAGCCTGTCCCCCTTCTCTGGGCACATGGCAGGTTTCTGTGCAAGGACACTGCCTAAAGCCCTAGAAAATCTACGGtaggaaatcatagaatatcagggttggaagggaccccagaaggtcatctagtccaaccccctgctcgaagcaggaccaattcccagttaaatcatcccagccagggctttgtcaagcctgaccttaaaaacctctaaggaaggagattctaccacctccctaggtaacgcattccagtgtttcactggATGAGCCTGAATTAGCTGGTTGATGGGCTAGGTGGGACGTACAGTCCATGTCCACCTCTAACGTCCgtcctcctgctggctgtcatCTATGAAAGGGGCAGCCAAGTCCTTGGGTTTCCACTCACTCTTCTCCCTGCGTTGCTCCATTAGTAATCTTATTTCATTGGTCTCTTTGGGTTCTCCAGACTCTTGTTAATCTGAGACGGCAGCTGGTTTGGGTTTGACAATGATTCGTAGCTACTGTACCCTCATGGGATAATAAAGATACTTTGGAAGAAATCCGCACAGTTGTGGTGGTGGCTTTTAAAACGAGATCCtctggccctgtgctgctgaATCCTCCTGAATGGGCAATCCAGAGACCGCAGGTCTTGGGTTGAATGGGGCCATGTCGTGCCTTGCAGATACAATGAACAAAGGGCTCATTTCCCTTTAAAGTGCGTGCAAACGACATGAGTTCAAAAAGCGAGGCCAGTGGCACGGCCAGCTGGGCCTTCTGCAGGCGAagagctgggttcaaatcctgtctgatttgaaaatgtgtgcatgttggggggggggggggttggactcCCCATGCCCAACCCAGTAAGGGCTGGGGCCTTCATCCCCATTGGCTCGCCTCACCAAAACCActcaggccccgatcctgcaaggaGCTCCACATGCCCAGCTCCTCGTGCTGAGCCCTGTTTGACTTAATGGAgctctgcatgggcacagggGCCTCCCCACCTGGATCCATGGCAGGATCAGAGCCAGTGCTTGGTCTCATTGGGCCAAAGTGCTCATGGGAGAGCCAGACTGGAGTAGCAAGGTGTGGCGCAGGCCGGGCGTTAGGTGGTTCCCCTGAGCTGGTTGGACAGGAGCTAGGCTCCCCAAAGGTTCAGCAGCAGCAGAACTACGTGAAGCCCGGCACGGGAATAGGTGAGgactgtggggcaggagtgaggTATTAAAAACGATGGGCCCGATTCTCATTTCCTTCCACCCAGGCCTGTTCCCCTTCCTCTGGCAGTGCGCAGGAGTCTTAAGGCGAAGGGAAAAAGATTATTAGGTTtagacaaaaaaaattcaaagcagCCCTGTCCTAGGCTCTAGTCACCCCTGCTATAATtgagaaaaacaaaaggagatCGTCCACCAAGCACCCCGCCGCCCTCGCCTGATGCCTTTCCCACCCACCTCTGCAACAGCTGGTGTAAACAGATGTGTCCTGCAGCAGGCCCTGAAGGTCAACAGACCTGGGCTATTTCAGGCCGGTGGGGAAGGATGGTCTCTCTGGCAGCAAAGTCCCAGCCCCACTGAGGCCTTATCGACCAAACTCAGCAGCTCAGATTCAGTCTGGACACCAATCAGTGCAGATCACGTCGCACCAGTGACTTGCTGCCCCCAAACGGCACTGCTTAGGGGGCtggctgctgcattctgcacctGCTTGACTCTCCAGATTGGCCCCAGGCGTGGCCCCGTGGAGAGCACACTGCATCAACGCAGGCTCGAGCTGGCCAAAATGTGGATTACGCTGCGTGGCCCCCGCACCTGGAAGAAACGGCTGCAATCTCCTGGTCAGGTGCAGAGGGGAAAAACCATTCCTTGGCCTCGCTGCTATCAGCTGgagatccactatgacccccaagattgtgaaccctgggtcccaggtGGTGGGCACAGGCCCCTGGTCAGAGCGGGAGATACTAGACTCACATTCCCATCTAGTTGCTTTCACCATCCTACCTGCATCACCTCAGTCTGATCCAGATTGAGCTTCAGCCAGCTCGCTCTCATCTCCCTGAAACCCTGGGCTAGACAGCTAATAGCACTGGCTAGATCAGATACTGAGCATCATGAGCATCCTGAAGGCACTGCAGCCCATCCCTCCTTCCTAGCCCTCCCCACGGCCCCACATTCCTACCGAACAGGAGGGGAGACACAATGTACCCCTGCAGAACCTCCCCTGAAGATGCCGGAAGGGAAGAGCATTCAGCCCAGAAACAGGAACAGAGCCACCAACGAGCAGCTTGTCTACCCCTGCTCCAGTGTAACAtacacccactttaaggccctgCCACAATGGAGTGAAAGGAcattagtataaatg belongs to Natator depressus isolate rNatDep1 chromosome 24, rNatDep2.hap1, whole genome shotgun sequence and includes:
- the ARHGAP30 gene encoding rho GTPase-activating protein 30, with translation MSLAMKARQKVKRKGAAKDRVFGCDLLEHLQHSGQEVPQVLRSCTEFVEQHGIVDGIYRLSGVSSNIQKLRQEFDSDRCPDLNKDVYLQDIHCVSSLCKAYFRELPNPLLTYQLYDKFADAVAIQMEEGRLVKIKEVLKELPSPHYRTLEFLMRHLVHMASYSSQTNMHARNLAIVWAPNLLRSKDIEASGFNGTAAFMEVRVQSIVVEFILTHVEQLFRDAPLCGSDRESLRKSLLLSGLGLPGVHPDCQTMSLNLPAMLNQGDGPPQIRPYHTIIELNDHKRKGSLKVKKWRSIFNLGRSSTDSKRKLAKAEEKDDKSVKMSLRPAKSMDSLSSVPDANDDNTRLGRKRSQKQAPQRRESFDSPSSREESFLESDEYPDGKFKSEEGQQTLESEGEASAKSEPTTPKAGRASLVGGAPQGRSPKTAQNRAEKCAGVHISVPFSVTVPFHITSNISLSRLTRGLECPALNYSPLDKEALERSSKELEAEERLGAKIAVAKEDHMADTKPASALDSEENRLSMEVQDSFSFLDNQDTWQDCSTEGDQPEKSLLEETTSDFAGDMLDGFQGMDDFMESRFMNLEFSVEPPLEYLSIEECMNEEQYYMATSCSDTEELSKETDSEDAFLSAYDDLSPLAADLEKLQQLGAQHGWDVPLPESALGGEMAQEMLSNQPPRPAEGPLPSNTNGSSSSKEGSSTKVPLPDAPHASELARPRRSKEAAEDPHGALHQPEGLEGEGAEGTAMEPSPAGQREEDKKVTEDDGLEAGPGPPRTEPTTDVVPVGEDQGTWALESEGHAAQASHAGDEQVQAPRQREAELAPCAQGQEANGRAPEEVRVQEGQGGSAPPMPETKQPENGKAPPQPLAMKITPALSPGSGPEPPAVPICESGPMSTAPFLETGLETTAAPLDQNGPQASISLLGTSHEASITPGYESGPEAAPLLETSSDLASRSDASPSLGSGPTSLPLESGPLNPTDLPALPEPDMPAGVRPDGSAPMRVTSSTVRVQQVKSVPIVPPKPQFARMPPTVNMHLGEASTWPKLSASEKSSGGGETGLGKGGSLQRQSHPVSLGGCCRVAEGMESNKESPPPGALEKCPSSTESREPAETSLQKQRRTSWRNGGSMSFDTAVALAKERHLAQAPVRRMQTYCVGDGREMHGTPKMEKPPPFPRPALKPVGQRSLRPLSCTSALLSPDALALGKHPPLPDTACEPCLAPGQEPLPFAQEPAARSRLSMPRLGQRPSDTEEAAGPLPQQRRSLAFEIRDCGGSEEL